DNA sequence from the Scophthalmus maximus strain ysfricsl-2021 chromosome 1, ASM2237912v1, whole genome shotgun sequence genome:
AATTTACTTCActatgattttgattttgatttttaaaaaaaaaaatacatttcagtttcGTGTGTCAGCTCAGGTGTGACtaatgctgtttgtgttgtatttggTGCTGTCGTAACCATTTTTCTGCACTAGAGGGAGTCATATCTCCGGTTTCAAATTGGCTGATGCAGTaacatcattttaataaaacactgtCATGTGTTAGTAGAAATCAAATTATTTGACGCTGCACTTAATCATCATCAATatcaaaacaaagagacagtgCTTATGACATATAAAGCCAATCAAAATGgattattttcttctatttgtgTTTTAGGGATTTATATCATCTTTTAAAGAGAAGTTATAGCCTCTAGCCTGGTTAGTATTTGTTTCTCAAACCCAGAAGTCTCCATAAGACAATCACTACCACTGCTTTCTAAATGTGGTGCTCATTGACTGTATTCTTACATCCCACACTAATTCAGGTATTGCCAATATACATCCTGTATTTACGATCATGCTAAACGTTGATGGGCATCTGTTATATTTGTAAGTATCTACTTGTAACGATACAGACGATGGTGAAGGCTTGAGTTCACCTACTCATTATTTGAGTGAGTGTTCGCTATATTTATCAACTGTGAGAGataacaaagaaataaatacagtgGTAGAAGAAGCACTTTCACATATGGCAGTTGTATCACTACCACATCATAGAAATACTCCATTAGAAGTAAAAGTCCTACATTAGTGTGCCTAAGCAATATCAATGTGGCAATAGTTATAAATATCTGTACACTCAGCTTATTAATGCCAATGGATCCCAACCTAGGGTTGACTCCTCAGATAaatcatttgtgtgttaccaattttttttttttttaagttggtaaaCAATATTCCTttcagtgaattattttaagTGAGTAAACAACAGTTGGTAAACAATATTCCTttcagtgaattattttaagTGAGTCTCTTGGAGTAATCTTAAacaatgttttgtatttcattacCTTATCAAATGTCTTGAATGAATGTCTGAAATTTTAATCTGAAACATAGCCAGCGATAACAGCTGTCAGATACATGTTGTGTAAACAGCACGATGTTTTGAGTTGAGTTGtagcatgaaatgaaaatactcATGAGGAGTAAAAGTACTTCACAATAGTACGTGTGTCAAGGTACTTAGTTACATTCCATCATGGGTATAATACACGACTCAAACGCGCCACGTTTAAAATAATAGAGCAGTGAAAATAAATGGTCTTAATAAAAACCCGCCTGGTCCACTGTGCtcgcgtgcgcgtgcgcgtccGCCGGGCCACGCCCCCCAGCGCGGGGGCACGTCATCGTCGGTGAACGTAAGGCCGCGCTGACGTCACCGCGGAGCCACGCTGCACTGCCAGTCTAAACAACTTGTCCAGAGGAGGAACCGACACATCGCACCAGGAGCAGGAGCCGTTCACCTCAGTGACGAGACGAGGAGTCAGAGGAACCACATTATTTCGCCTCTCAGTATATATAAGtcagttttccctctctctctctctctatatatatatatatagatttcccccccccccctcgctgctGCCGTTTCTTGTTTTGGAAGTTGCGATGAGGAATCTGTGGTTGTTGTTCCTCGTCGGGCTGGCGACCGGGATCATCGGCGACAGAAGCGTAAGTGGCTTTTAATTGCGGCTGAACTCTAAACGTGGACCGAATGAggtttgtgaaaagaaaacaacaacaacaagctgaatGTTGTTTCTACTCGATAACGTTGAATCCGCGTCCGACTTCTCTCCCGAGTGTTGAACCAGTCCGTCGTTTAAAGGGAAACAAAACTCCTGAACGTTCGTTTTCCTCCCACGGTTGTTCCTCTTCCCTCATACAGGGTTTTCCATAAGATCAAATCACAATGGTTTTATTTAGCCAACACATGATGTTACACATTTCTGTTCGTGTGCTCTGCGGGTCAATTTTGTCAACGCGTTTAACCCTAATTAGAACACCTGGACGTTTTTAGGAaagtcacaaaaaaaccaaaaaacgatgaacatgaaaacaaaacgaGCTCAATCAAACGTTATCGTCCAGGAAGTCGACAGTATTGACATAAGACATGAGGTATTTGACCAATCCGGGGGTTCGCTGCGATTCGGCCCCAAGTTCAGTCGGTGTCAAGTTCACACAGGGCCAGAGACTGTTCTGCCTCCAGCTCACGACTCTGACACCAACACCCAAACCTCCAGACGTGGCCTGAacgtatcacacacacacacacacacacacacacacacacacacacacacacacacacatatatacacacacagaaacgaacagacacacacacaaacacacccacacagaaacgaacagcgacacacacacacacacacacacacatacacacagaaacgaacacacacacacacagaaacaaacagacacacacacacacacacacacacacacacacacacacacacacacacacacatatatacacacacacacacacacacacacacacacacacacacacacatatatacacacgaacacacacacacacacaaggtttaaaatgtcattatctgCTTCAGTGAGATGAAGAATGGTTAACAGTGATAACATTtgttaagaaacaaaaaataaatacatctcctcgcccccctccctccctccctccctgtgtcaGTGTTGTAAAGCTGGAAAAAACCTGGAAATGACAGGCTGCAGCAGAGCTCGGTGCATTGTCACACAAGTGTGGAACAAAAGAAATGTCCTGGCTGCGTGATTTATTGACTGAGTCCCAAAATGAGATGCCGGGGAGCTTTGACACCTCTCCTCCGTAGATGCAtgatatttatgatttatggtgtgtctgtgtgtgtgtattgtgaaaGGGAGAGAGGCCTGAAACGTGAGactgtcctgctgctgggtGTTTGTTGTAGAAACTGAAGGGAAAGCACACACATGCTTAACTCTGGATGAAatgccctttttctttctccacctAAAGCCccatgaggttttttttttacctctgaaTATACAAACTTTTTTATAACCAACCGGGATCTACTGCTGTGTGATACGTTTCCTAACTCTGCTCCACTATACGCTTTGATTCTGCTTGGCTTTTGTGCCACCAATTTCACAGACTCCTGTCTGAAATTGCTGGGTGTGCTtgcctctttctctgtgtgcggCCGAGGTGCCCGTAGCGACGTTGCTCACATCAGAAAGATGAATGTCCAAACAGGCTTCAGGGCCCCTGACAGTTTGTGAGCCGGTagttgtgtcattttctggATGGATGACTCACGGTGAGTCCCACTGGGCCAGTCCAGGCAGGCATGCAGCTACGTGGGATACACACAGTTTTCCGTCCGCCCAGAAAAGGCAAGAAGAAGAGTGAGTGTGTTAATGATTTATCTTTCGTGAAACGTATTCGCAAAACACTCGCATGACAGGAAGACCAGATTTCTATGTATATATAGGTCCATAAGTCCACCTTCCCAACCAAAGAAATGGTTAAACGATTATCCACGAGTATCAGAATGACTTGGTTGACATGACTCGATGTGGAGAATTGGTATATAAGTGTCATGTGCTCCCAGTGAATCAGTAGCTCACTATTAGTCACAGCGTATTAGTCACAACACTGTTCCGTAGATACGAAGGAAAGACATCTGATTGTCGTTCCAGACTATTTCTGTTACTTTGTGACTTGtgctgcttgtgtgtctgtctttcaaTCTCAGCAGGCCCCTCGAGGGATTTTCACACCATTGTCAAATATGTACAACTAGACCTAAAAAAAGGAGTAAACCAgcttactgtttttgttttttgagtcaggtttgtttgttttaatcgCGTATTGTTTGTCAGAGGACTCGGTTAGTTTGGCTCCAGCAGATTCAGATCACATGGACACATATCTTGGTGTAGGACATTAAAATATCCCGCAGAAATTCTTATATTCCCCACGTCTTTCTGTTCCACCCTACTGAACCGTGTCCAGACCTACAGAGTTGgaacaaaaatattgaatatctATTTACCTTAAATcgtctctctttttaaaaaaaaaacaacctgtcaaATCATTTTGCCTCTGTGAAGCATCTACAGATTGTAATTGCTATCACAAGACTTCAACTAAACGTGAAGGGATCAAGCCTTCTTCAACCATCCGCCCCCTCCAAACACAGCGTTTGTGACGCTATGGCTGTCTAGGAGGCGACGACAGGCCCTCTGTGTGCTTTTGGCTATTACACAAGCTCGTTCCAGACCAGACTGCTCCCTGGCCGACTTCCAGCTCGTTGGGGAATCATTTTACATCAATAAGTGTCAGCCGagcaaacgcaaaaaaaaaatggatttggtGACTACGGATTCCCTGTTGCATGTCTGCGGTGTTTTACCACTGTGACCCGGCTCATTCCAGAAAACTGTCTTCACTATGACAAAGCAGCGGGATAGAAGATGGtcatatagtgtgtgtgtgtgtgtgtgtgtgtgtgtgtgtgtgtgtgtgtgtgtgtgtgtgtgtgtgtgtgtgtgtgtgtgtgtgtgtgtgtgtgtgtgtgtgtgtgtgtgtgtgtgtgtgtgtgtgtgtgtgtgtgtgtgtgtgtgtgtgtgtgtgtgtgtgtgttcactctatatgtacatatgtatgtTTTCCAGATGTGTGTAACCCCTTCGTCACTGAGTCAAGTCTTCCAGTAAATCCTAGAGCAAAAAACTATTTCTGGCACTGGGATGGACAGAGAACCTGACAGCTGATTTTATTTGTTAACACTTTTATCAAGCAAAAACTTTCTCTGGTTCCATCTAATCAAATTTGAGGATTGgtactgttttatttcaatgtatATGCTGAATATGTTTGAGTGGATTGTTGATTGGACATAATTTAAAGATCTTAAATGTCCAACAGTGAATTGGTTTTGTATTATATAACAAATTCCACCTTCAAATGTCACTCGTGAGCTTGTGGTTACAATGTGGGAAGTGGTGTGCATGGCACGCTTGACTTTCTTCTATGCAATGGAAACATGGACGCTGTAGTTAACATTGCTGCCCAAGAAAAACTATATATGAATAAGATTATGATATATTaccatcaaatgaaaaatgtataatgttAGCAAACGCGTCAGAACCCGGGAACTGGGAGCTTTCAGAAAATTCCAAGGACTGAGATTGAGAACACTTTAAACATGACCCCATTTGAAGACAGTAATACAttaaagactgtgtgtgtgagcgtgtgtgagcgtgtgcgtgtgttttgacAAGCACAGCATCTGCTTTTGTAATCCCGAGCTGAAGATAGCAAGAATGTGAGAATCCCCGTCTGCTATTTCAGTCAGTCATGGTATGATGAGACTCCACTGTCCTTTTTGAGAAGTGATGTTGATGATTTTCTGTCTGGCCCGTTTCACCACAGTGTGTGAACATCTGGTTTGTCtcatattgtttttctctccatgtttGCAGTCATGTTGTCGGTTGTTGCATCTCAGGCAGCGCAGACAAACGTCAGATATCACAGGCTCCCATTTTGGAAAACAGAGCTAAACAGGTTATGtgatttgtttggtttgtctgtttgtttgttggcaggattactcaaaagtTATTGACCAATTTGCATTAAAATTTTATCGCAGATGGGTGATTCGATTTTGGGAGGGATCTGGATCCAgggatgttttttaaaaggtgaaacagcatataggtCAGCCTTGTGTTGAGTGTTTAGTCTGCTGCAACAGAATAAATTTCACATCTGCATAGCATCTGATTCCTGATTTATTTAATTCTAATCCTTTTCTTTGTAGCATTAACGTGCTTAGCGTAATGACATGCAGAGAGACAATAAAGACGTCTGCATGACTTGCCTGCTTTTGTTTGATGCCGGTTACATTTTTGCCTACAGGTGACCATAGTTAATACTTCCAAATCACAGGTTGTATTGGCACGGAAAGAGGAATGCCTTAAGAATGTATTTATATCTTTTGTTGATATATATCACGGCACCACACAGTCCAAACAGTACACCTCCTCGTGcatcttctcttctgtcttcgGCACCTGTCTTATGAGAAACATAAACAGCACTGTCCCCGTCTCCTTCTCCCTATCTCAAGTCTCCCgcctttctccccctctcagcACCTGTGTTAGTGGAGGAATAGTATACATACCAGACATACTTCTGTTCTCAATGGgccatattcattcattcattcattcattcgtgtgtgtgtgtgtgtgtgtgtgtgtgtgtgtgtgtgtgtgtgtgtgtgtgtgtgtgtgtgtgtgtgtgtgtgtgtgtgtgtgtgtgtgtgtgtgtgtgtgtgtgtgtgtgtgtgtgtgtgtgtgtgtgtgtgtgtgtgtgtgtgtgtgtgtgtgtgtgtgtgtgtgtgtgtgtgtgttttcatggacAATAGTTGTGTCCCCAATAGGATGAATTTTGGGACTGTGGTTAAGGTtaggttgttttctttgctgagtgtgtgtttctctctctgtctgagctGTGTGTTGTATCCTCATCTTCAGACATGAAGCCGATAAATTACTTAATCTATTTAAGAAACCTCATCTCTTTCGcagcgttttttctttttcttccttgctCATATGACCAGGCTTTCGCTGAAGAGACAAATaggtttttggttttcatcACGCTCTTTGTGGAGGGAATATACGAAACAGCTTTTCCTATGtgtgtcagttctgtgtgttgTCTTATGAACACTGCtctatctctccttcctcctcctcacacacacggTTAGATCTATGCTGTCTGGCTCTGTGAAGTTTCACAAATGACTGCCACAACATGTGAAATGAACAAGAAACCAGCCTCTGTCTACTGTACTTGTGACAGTATGGCTGGCAATAATGGTTAAAGTCTCAGAAACCAGTTAGCATAGGTCATTGGTTGTGAGAGGTATTGTCTTACTCCAACACTGTGCAGATGCTCACATGTTTTCAATTTGTGGGAGGAATTTTGCAAGCGTGAACAAAGCCGATTTGAGTGTATCTCTTGTCTCCCCCACaccttcttttcctttgttaGAATTTCTCTCCTGCTTGAATCAAATGAGTCATAAAAAATGTTCCGCCATTTTGCTTCCTCCCAGCTTCTGGTCTCCTCTCAGTCACCGTCTTCCACGACAGACGACCTGTACCTAGAGGGCAGAACGTCAGGTGACCTCCCGATAGACGATGAGGATGCGGAAAATGATGGCTCCAGCTCAGGATCCGGAGACTATGGTAAAGAGAAGCCAGTATcttggaactttttttttgttttatttttttattgattcaaaacatttttttttgtcaaactttacattcttgtttttgaaaatatataaatggagGGTCCATATATACATTGTGATATTTGTTCAGTAAAATTAACACAAAGTAAAACGTGATCTTGTGGACTTGGCTGCTCTAACCCTGCAGACACATGTCTTCAAATTAGAATTTCCTTACAAGCAGCCCAGAGATTTTCCTTATCTCATAGTGTGCTTCCTGATCCACCGTCTATCCTCTCAGTTACGTGTGTCAGAGATATGAGCAATACTATTGTAGAGACAAGTTTCTGTGAATTCAGGCCCAGAAGCGCTCACTGTGTGCCAGATGTTTGTCCTGGGGCGATGTAAAGTCAACCAGGTGAGATTTTATTGGAAGTCCACTGATGTCAGAGTCGGATACTCTCTGTCTTGATTTAGAATGAGTCACTTCTACACCCACAGTGAATGACGTGTTGGAACATTTAGTTCATTCAGAACATTAAGTGTGATCCCGATTCTTAAATGGGGTATAATGTGGTGAGGTAAATTCCCTTAAGTGATTTAACTCACAGGTCGCATTCCTCCTGCATGTGAAGGAACTGGTTAATATCAACATCACCGTTCAAACATAGTGTTTTATTCAAACATCTGTTGTGGCGTGGGTTGAGAAGTGTTCTTAAagcttttcctctgtctcagcTTTCAGCGACATCACCAATGAAGAGGAGTTGCTCAGGAGGTTCCACAACTTCTCTCAAACCACAGTCTCCAAAGAAGTGGTTCCATTTCAGCCGCAGCCAACGGCAAACTCTCCTCACATCCCAccaaccacagcagcagcagacggccAGGTTCCAACAGCCGCAGGGGAAACTACGCCATACGTATCCCCTGATGGAGGCAATGGGGACGAGGAGGTAGAGTATTACTTTGCTATCTAAAAATTACaagatcaaaaaaaacaaaatggcttgGGTCCCAAGACAGACCAACATGCACTAACTAATGCAAATTCTTCCAGGTGCTAGGTACTGGTCCAATATTTGACAGGTTCACGGAGCGTCCCAGCCCCAGCTCCCCCAACGTGCCTCCCAGTGAAACCACCACAGCCAAATTCAGTATAGACATCAGTGTAACCAAAGATACCGATGAGGACAACAGTCTGGATAGGTGGGGCATCTCTACACCCAAAGATGAAGGAGAAAACTTTTTGGGTAAAGAGGAGCTTGGCAATGAAATTCGAACCAACGGGCAAAGCAGAATAAACGACATGGACTCTCCTGAAGAGGTGACCTCTGAGAACTTATGGGAGCGGACAGAAGTTCTGGCAGGTAAACTCAGGACAGATTTCCACAAGCactttttcaaatatcagaATTTAGATAGATGATggtgaatacattttgaatttagtgtCCTAAAATGATTTATCGTGACATAAATTgttctttaaatattcatgattcatttactgtatatgtctGTCTCAAAATAGTTCCTAAAAATTTGAAAACGGTGTTGAACACcgttttttgaaatgttgatcttctcttctgtcctctctaGCGGTGATAGCATGTGGAGTGATTGGATTCCTCTGTgctgtttccctcctcctcctcctcgcttaCCGcatgaagaagaaggacgaAGGTAGCTATGACCTCGGAGACACCAAACTTTCCCCGACAGCCTATCACAAAGCGCCTACCAAGGAGTTTTACGCCTGAACTCCAACAACAGGAACTTTTAAATGGAATCTGCCTCCTGCCAAATAGAGCTGAGAACGGATCTATAAACAGCTGAAGCTGATTCCTCTTGTTGAAGTTTGAAGTCAAGcacctctgctcttcttcagtgcttcatttttttttgtcccccttCATCTTTCCAATgttcctcatctttttttttccgcctaatgttcagtttttatgaagaagTGGTCACAAGAGGACAAATAAGACTTTTAAAATACATTCCGATCATTACATCCCAGGGAAGGAGTTTGACATTTAATACAAATCCTAAATTTTTAAGGTATTGATAACACTTGTGCCTTTTAAACCCGCAACACTTCTCTAAGCTGAAACACACAAGGCTTGACTTGGTTCTGCATTACAGACGGATCGAATGGCCATGAACAGCTCGAGCAAGTAAACATGTGAATAGCACAGAAGCCTTGATGCATTTCGGGATTAATATTACAAAGAACCATCAAATGTTTATACCCTTTGCCCTTTATTTGACGTCAGATTTGCTTTGTTTAACATCTTGCAttcttacatttcattttctgaattgAAGAAATTTTTCTCACTATGaagaattaatgttttttttctatatgctGTCCAGTATTGGTATGAGAGATGTTGTTACTCTGCAGGTACttactgtatttttgttgttttacttgcATATATTTGATACTTGTAGAACTGGCCAAAtataaatgttccttttttttgtgttggaaaaatatttttagtttaattttcttttgtgtgtttgcctatTTAGAGATTATATTTCTGTGCGCAAAGAGATTTCAGTCTTTTCATTGCATTCATACAGTGTTGAGTCCTTCAAATTTGCATCTGTCCCAACATTAGAAATATTTTcaggaattattttatttggtgACTTGAGTGCAGCAAAATGTGGGACAGGATTGCCGAGGTAGAGCCGAGGCTAATCACTATAATTCACAGACCGGAGAAGTGACCAGTATCTTCTGACAAAAGCCAAAGCACCAAAGCCAAAGCATTCCTGTCTTACTGTCAACTGTATACAGTTGTAATGACGGGTTTGAAGTTAAAGGGACAGTGACAGCATTTAGCGATTCCAACAATTTATAGATACAGGGTTTATTCATGCAGGTAAGTTGCAGAATTCAAACACAATCAATTACAGATTTCTGTTGCTTCCTTTTTGTAATAAGCAGTGTACGCCACCGGGAGTTTCCAGCTCTGTAATGATTACGATGTTCGTCCCAGTGCAGCCATTTCAGGTTTTAAACACGTTTGTCTAATTCTCAGTCCGTTCGTCAACCAGCCAACCGATGGTGTGTTGGATCTTTGAGAGACTTTTAGAGCTTCAGTGAGGATGCAGTTAACAAAGGGGTTATTTCCTCTTGATAGCAcatatttttaacttttgtacACCATGTACGTAAGAATATATTTTAGTGACATTATTGGGGATTTCCAAAGGAGTTTGTTGACTTTGAGTttaatgttgaataaaatatgtaaGATGGATACAGGCATTTCCTTACTGGACCATAATAGCTGTCTTTGTTTGCTGTTGGATTTCTCTTTGTTAAAGGTCACTGCCCCATATAttccaaaaatatttgtgtatttacagtttgattacctttgtgtctgtgtgtgatgccACATTTATCTTTTATGCTTTAATATAGGCTACTTGATACTGTTTTATGATATTACTGCCTTGGTAATAAAAGAACTATGTCTATTTTAGAACAATCTGAATGCAAATGCAAACTACCTGTTTACTATGGCTGGAATAAACAGGACGATCTGATCACTAACCCAATGTGGACTAACTGTTGATAACGGGATATTTGTGTTTGGCACTTGAATCCCTAGTGCCTCGCGATTCAGTTATTCTTAGACCTTCAAGCTGTGCAGAACCACATCTGTAAAAGTCCTGTGCTAGACTGCATTGTGCCAGCGTGGTCGAGTAATAATTCTGACATTTCTGTTGGTACCGACATCAGAAATGTCTGACATGAACCATTCACCTATAAAGGTTTAGGACGTAACAATGGTGGCAATCCAACAAATGATATCACACAGTAACCGTTTTCTTGTAGGCTCTCTGTAAGTTTAAACGATATGTTGACGATACTATAATTTGTATGTATTAATTTATGCTTGCTTAGACTATAGTCCAAGTTAGTATGTCAGTGATAAATTGGGATTGTACAATATTTACTCGCAGTCAAAAGTGCCTACTCTTTGTGCCTACTGCTCAgttagtttattttttcatatttgtgttattAGAGTATTTAACAAGCTTTGATTCAATTAAGTTTCAAtttacgatttttttttcatatgaatgGCTTTAATAAAGTTAATAATAGAATAATTAAATTTCCTTGTAAATATTTTGCAGCTTTATCATTTTCAAGATGAATGAATTGACTGAAGCCTTGAGTTAATACATAATCACCTAGACAATAGTGAGGATTAAACCAAACATCACCCTGCTGATTCTTGCTAAGACTCACATGTATGTGCAAGAGCGGCATACAGAGAACCATGTTGCTGAAATGGTGTATCTCATGAGGTTCACTACTGAATAAAAGATGTGGCTCAATGCAATGTCGAAAAaccatttgtctttcttttgttttgggggATTGGTGTGACTATAAAATCATACATTCCTTCTCTCGTACACAGGACAACAAGACAAGAGATATTTACTCAACAGCCTGTGTGCTAATGGTCAACaaactccctctccctctgactTTCTGCAGTTTTATTAACCTTAGAAACCTTTTATATATCCACAGATCCACACATGGAAcctctgtgttttaaatgtggttCGGTGtcagtgtgaacaaaaaaagcagattaTCTGATTCTTGTGGATGTCCTTTAAGCATTCTAAAGAGATTTATTGTGTCAATAGATTAAAACTCTGACTGGGCACATATAGAATTAACTATTGGTTATGGCGTGTTAAATGTCCATACACTGAGAGGTCATCTGCAGGTAAAAGCACTCGGATGTAAGTTCTTTCCCGTTTGTTTGCATAGTAGTgcagaaaaacatttcctgctGACCTCAAGAAATGTCCTTTTTACAAATGTAGGTGCCAGAAAAAGAAGCAACGTGTGAATGGAGCCAAATGGTCAGATGTTTTCCAAAACCCAATGATGCAGAgaagaataaacacaaatggcagaggaaagaagaggcCAGTCAAAAAACAGAGGCACTGAATTTCCTATATCATTATGACAAAGCAGATTGATGAAGAAAACTAAGAAATCTATAAGGGATCATTTATTATCAGTCATTTTTGTTGAATGTCAGAGACTGCAGAGGGTAAATGGTAAAGAATTGGGAAAGATTCTGATTTGGGCAGAGATGTGTTTGCAGTGTGGATACAGTACAATTCAAGAACTGGACATTATTTTTCTTAAGTAAAACTGTGTACAATAAGAtatggaaatataaaaagaagACACAGTATATCAAGCACTTCATACTTTTTTAtacgtttttttattgtgagaaGAAAGGCATACTGCATGGACAGGGAGTTAATATCTGCAATTTGATAGTGAGAGCAATACAGTTCAAATATCCAGCTATGTTGTTTTCTTGATTATTTCCCTATCCATAAAAAAATCTCCCCTTCATTCTGTGCATTGACATTGTGTAAAAACTCAACACTAGATTTGTGCTGGGTTTGCACATGGAAATCGATATAAAGTTTTGTCTACATTTGTGTTACctaagtgtatttttgaaacaaCAGATGAGCAAAGTGTTGGGTATGTAATTTTGAATATACCATATGTAGCCCAGAACTGATATTCCTCTTCTGGACATTTAaacgggggagaaaaaaatgcaact
Encoded proteins:
- the LOC118307309 gene encoding syndecan-2: MRNLWLLFLVGLATGIIGDRSLLVSSQSPSSTTDDLYLEGRTSGDLPIDDEDAENDGSSSGSGDYAFSDITNEEELLRRFHNFSQTTVSKEVVPFQPQPTANSPHIPPTTAAADGQVPTAAGETTPYVSPDGGNGDEEVLGTGPIFDRFTERPSPSSPNVPPSETTTAKFSIDISVTKDTDEDNSLDRWGISTPKDEGENFLGKEELGNEIRTNGQSRINDMDSPEEVTSENLWERTEVLAAVIACGVIGFLCAVSLLLLLAYRMKKKDEGSYDLGDTKLSPTAYHKAPTKEFYA